The following are encoded together in the Variovorax sp. PBS-H4 genome:
- a CDS encoding MBL fold metallo-hydrolase, translating into MLRFRSLGSGSTGNATLVEATSDRRRSRLLIDCGFGLKHLDARLARAGLEACDLDAIFITHEHGDHIGCARALSKRERIPVWMSEGTWLASGGHDFEGRLHFARDGNDIEIGGLLVQPFTVPHDAREPLQLRCSDGARSLGVLTDLGHATPHVLARLAGIHALMLEFNHDSDMLARSAYPPFLKLRVGGNYGHLSNAAAAAIAHALRHDGLQYMLGAHLSEQNNRPELVRRAMAEALGASEDEMLTANAAEGSGWLELRA; encoded by the coding sequence GTGCTGCGCTTCCGCAGCCTGGGCAGCGGCAGCACGGGCAATGCGACGCTGGTCGAGGCGACCAGCGACCGACGCCGCTCGAGGCTGCTGATCGATTGCGGCTTCGGGCTCAAGCACCTCGATGCTCGCCTGGCGCGCGCGGGCCTCGAAGCCTGCGACCTCGATGCGATCTTCATCACCCACGAGCATGGCGATCACATCGGCTGCGCCCGAGCGCTATCGAAGCGCGAGCGCATTCCGGTCTGGATGAGCGAGGGCACCTGGCTTGCATCGGGCGGGCACGACTTCGAGGGCCGCCTGCATTTCGCGCGGGACGGCAACGACATCGAAATCGGTGGCCTCCTGGTACAGCCCTTCACGGTGCCGCACGATGCGCGCGAGCCGCTGCAACTGCGCTGCAGCGACGGCGCACGCAGCCTCGGCGTGCTGACCGACCTGGGGCATGCGACACCGCACGTGCTCGCCCGCCTGGCGGGAATCCACGCGCTGATGCTCGAGTTCAACCACGACAGCGACATGCTGGCCCGCTCGGCCTATCCGCCCTTCCTCAAGCTGCGCGTGGGCGGCAACTACGGCCACCTGTCCAACGCCGCCGCGGCGGCAATTGCACACGCCCTGCGCCACGATGGCCTGCAGTACATGCTGGGCGCGCACCTCAGCGAACAGAACAACCGTCCCGAGCTCGTGCGGCGCGCGATGGCCGAGGCGCTCGGTGCGAGCGAGGACGAGATGTTGACCGCCAACGCCGCCGAAGGCTCTGGCTGGCTGGAGCTCCGGGCTTAG
- the dapA gene encoding 4-hydroxy-tetrahydrodipicolinate synthase → MEQLTGSIVALVTPMHDDGSVDYPALRRLIDWHIDEGTDCLGVVGTTGESPTVNVEEHCEIIRVSVEQARGRVPVMAGCGANSTSEAIELARFAKGVGADSQLQVVPYYNKPTQEGQYQHFKAIAEAVGDLPVVLYNVPGRTVADMAHDTVLRLAQVPGIVGIKEATGNIERAQWLIREVPKHFAVYSGDDPTAVALMLCGGKGNISVTANLAPRKMHELCVAAIAGDAKRAMQIQFELMPLHRHLFVEPNPIPLKWAMARLGLCGGALRLPLTELAESARPVVESALRATGLLKD, encoded by the coding sequence TTGGAGCAACTGACAGGCAGCATCGTCGCGCTCGTCACGCCGATGCATGACGACGGCAGCGTTGACTATCCCGCATTGCGCCGGCTGATCGACTGGCACATCGACGAAGGCACCGATTGCCTGGGCGTGGTTGGCACCACCGGCGAATCGCCGACGGTGAACGTCGAGGAACACTGCGAGATCATCCGCGTGTCGGTCGAGCAAGCCCGCGGCCGCGTGCCCGTGATGGCCGGCTGCGGCGCCAATTCGACAAGCGAGGCCATCGAGCTCGCTCGCTTCGCCAAGGGCGTCGGCGCCGATTCGCAGCTGCAGGTGGTGCCCTACTACAACAAGCCGACGCAGGAAGGCCAGTACCAGCACTTCAAGGCCATTGCCGAGGCAGTCGGCGACCTTCCTGTGGTGCTCTACAACGTGCCCGGCCGGACGGTCGCCGATATGGCGCACGACACCGTGCTGCGCCTGGCGCAGGTGCCCGGCATCGTGGGCATCAAGGAAGCCACCGGCAACATCGAGCGCGCGCAGTGGCTGATCCGCGAGGTGCCGAAGCACTTCGCGGTGTACTCGGGCGACGACCCCACCGCTGTTGCGCTGATGCTGTGCGGTGGCAAGGGCAACATCAGCGTGACAGCCAACCTGGCGCCCCGCAAGATGCACGAGCTGTGCGTCGCGGCCATCGCCGGCGACGCGAAGCGCGCGATGCAGATCCAGTTCGAGCTGATGCCGCTGCACCGCCATCTGTTCGTCGAGCCGAACCCGATTCCGCTGAAGTGGGCGATGGCACGGCTCGGGCTATGCGGCGGGGCGCTGCGCCTGCCGCTGACGGAACTCGCCGAGTCGGCCCGTCCCGTCGTCGAATCCGCGCTGCGTGCCACAGGGCTCCTCAAGGACTGA
- a CDS encoding MFS transporter produces the protein MHAQSQPLSLKQVLFCGAMIVTLSMGIRHGFGLWLQPITQEQGWSRQSFSMALAIQNLAWGVIGVFAGMLADKLGAFRVLVAGAVLYAAGLAGMALSPTPLLFALTAGVLIGAAQAGTTYAVIYGVIGRQIPVERRSWAMGVAAAAGSFGQFLMVPVEGQLIAGFGWHTALLVLALMVLLIVPLAFGLREPRVGQAAVAHRDQTILQAVGEAFKYPSFVLLMAGYFVCGFQLAFIGVHMPSYLRDKGLSPEVASYALALVGLFNVFGTYVAGSLGARLAKRKLLAAIYFSRAATIAVFLAAPITPLSVYVFASVMGFLWLSTVPLTSGIVAQIFGVAHLSMLGGFVFLSHQVGSFLGVWLGGYLYDSTGSYNIVWYLAIALGVFAALVNLPVKEGAIVRQPAPQPA, from the coding sequence ATGCACGCTCAATCCCAGCCGCTCTCGCTCAAGCAGGTCCTCTTCTGCGGCGCGATGATTGTCACCCTGTCGATGGGGATCCGCCACGGCTTCGGCCTGTGGCTCCAGCCGATCACGCAGGAGCAGGGCTGGTCGCGCCAGAGCTTCTCGATGGCGCTCGCCATCCAGAACCTCGCCTGGGGAGTGATCGGCGTCTTCGCCGGCATGCTGGCCGACAAGCTGGGCGCCTTCCGCGTGTTGGTGGCGGGGGCCGTGCTCTACGCAGCCGGGCTCGCGGGCATGGCGCTGTCGCCCACGCCGCTCCTGTTCGCGCTGACGGCCGGCGTGCTGATCGGCGCAGCGCAGGCCGGCACCACCTACGCGGTGATCTACGGCGTGATCGGCCGGCAGATCCCGGTCGAACGGCGATCCTGGGCGATGGGCGTGGCGGCCGCAGCGGGTTCCTTCGGCCAGTTCCTGATGGTGCCGGTGGAGGGCCAGCTGATCGCAGGCTTCGGCTGGCATACGGCCCTGCTGGTGCTGGCACTCATGGTGCTGCTGATCGTGCCGCTCGCCTTCGGGCTGCGCGAGCCGCGTGTCGGACAAGCCGCCGTCGCCCACCGCGACCAGACCATCCTCCAGGCCGTGGGAGAGGCCTTCAAGTACCCCAGCTTCGTGTTGCTGATGGCGGGCTATTTCGTCTGCGGCTTCCAGCTGGCCTTCATCGGCGTGCACATGCCGAGCTACCTGCGCGACAAAGGACTCTCGCCCGAAGTGGCCAGCTACGCACTGGCGCTTGTCGGCCTGTTCAATGTGTTCGGCACCTATGTCGCCGGCTCGCTCGGGGCCCGGCTTGCCAAGCGCAAGCTGCTGGCCGCGATCTACTTCAGCCGTGCGGCGACCATCGCGGTCTTCCTGGCGGCGCCCATCACGCCCCTGTCGGTGTACGTCTTCGCGAGCGTGATGGGTTTCCTGTGGCTGTCGACCGTGCCCCTCACCAGCGGCATCGTGGCCCAGATCTTCGGCGTGGCGCATCTCTCGATGCTGGGCGGCTTCGTGTTCCTCAGCCACCAGGTCGGTTCGTTCCTCGGCGTCTGGCTCGGCGGCTATCTCTACGACAGCACCGGCAGCTACAACATCGTCTGGTATCTCGCGATCGCCCTCGGCGTGTTCGCGGCGCTGGTCAACCTGCCGGTCAAGGAAGGCGCGATCGTGCGCCAGCCGGCCCCTCAGCCGGCCTGA
- the bamC gene encoding outer membrane protein assembly factor BamC translates to MNTLSRFALLALVASLAACSVLESDKIDYKSAGKAPSLEVPPDLTQLSRENRYAVPGNAVSANAYQAGAANAPSIPTAVSNLGDVRMERSGTQRWIVVNRPADQLWEPIKDFWQESGFLLTTEQRNLGIMETDWAENRAKLPQDVIRGTLGKLVDAIYSTGELDRFRTRIERGANGTTEIFVSHRGMQEVYTNTRQDQTVWQPRPSDPELETEFLRRLMVKLGVSQEQAKLVAQTSAPARTASISNVGGQPVVQINENFDRAWRRVGLALDRTGFTVEDRDRAAGVYFVRYVPPNPDKKEPGFFSKIFSSSKTEAPLKFRILVKGQGETSTVSVQNDSGAAETSANAQRIVQVIADDLK, encoded by the coding sequence TTGAACACCCTTTCGCGATTCGCATTGCTGGCCCTGGTCGCCAGCCTCGCCGCCTGCTCGGTCCTCGAGAGCGACAAGATCGATTACAAGAGCGCCGGCAAGGCGCCTTCACTCGAAGTGCCGCCGGACCTCACGCAGCTGTCGCGCGAGAATCGCTACGCCGTGCCTGGCAACGCGGTCTCGGCCAACGCCTACCAGGCCGGCGCCGCCAACGCCCCCAGCATTCCTACGGCAGTCTCCAATCTCGGTGACGTACGCATGGAACGCTCGGGCACGCAGCGCTGGATCGTGGTCAACCGCCCTGCCGACCAGCTGTGGGAACCCATCAAGGACTTCTGGCAAGAGAGCGGCTTCCTGCTGACCACCGAGCAGCGCAACCTCGGCATCATGGAAACCGACTGGGCCGAGAACCGCGCCAAGCTGCCGCAGGACGTGATCCGCGGCACGCTGGGCAAGCTGGTCGACGCGATCTACTCCACCGGCGAGCTCGACCGTTTCCGCACCCGCATCGAACGCGGCGCCAACGGCACGACCGAGATCTTCGTCAGCCATCGCGGCATGCAGGAGGTCTACACCAACACGCGCCAGGACCAGACGGTCTGGCAGCCGCGCCCGAGCGACCCCGAACTCGAGACGGAATTCCTGCGCCGCCTGATGGTGAAGCTGGGCGTCTCGCAGGAGCAGGCCAAGCTCGTTGCGCAAACCAGCGCGCCGGCACGAACGGCCAGCATTTCCAATGTCGGTGGCCAGCCCGTGGTGCAGATCAACGAGAACTTCGACCGGGCCTGGCGCCGCGTCGGCCTTGCACTGGACCGCACCGGCTTCACCGTCGAGGACCGCGACCGGGCCGCCGGCGTGTACTTCGTACGCTACGTGCCGCCGAACCCCGACAAGAAGGAGCCGGGCTTCTTCTCCAAGATCTTCAGTTCGAGCAAGACCGAGGCGCCGCTCAAGTTCCGCATCCTGGTCAAGGGCCAGGGCGAGACCAGCACGGTGTCGGTGCAGAACGACAGCGGAGCAGCCGAAACATCGGCCAATGCGCAGCGCATCGTCCAGGTCATCGCCGACGACTTGAAATGA
- a CDS encoding FKBP-type peptidyl-prolyl cis-trans isomerase — MEISEQCVVGLTWTLKDTLGDVLDVLEEPVEFLVGGEDLFAVIESALRGHEPGARVQLQLEPEQAFGDFNEQLLFLEPRSLFPEGIEEGMTFDGAALPAGVSPDIPRDTIYTVSEIYPEHLVLDGNHPLAGIALRLDLTVRSVREATEEEIGRGTAGTGFFKVAPVAPGNDTLH, encoded by the coding sequence ATGGAAATCTCTGAACAATGCGTGGTCGGCCTGACCTGGACGCTGAAGGACACCCTCGGCGACGTGCTGGACGTGCTCGAGGAACCCGTGGAGTTCCTGGTCGGCGGCGAAGATCTCTTTGCCGTCATCGAGTCGGCGCTGCGCGGGCACGAGCCGGGGGCGCGCGTGCAGCTGCAGCTCGAGCCGGAGCAGGCCTTCGGCGACTTCAACGAGCAATTGCTCTTCCTCGAACCGCGCAGCCTCTTTCCGGAAGGCATCGAGGAAGGCATGACTTTCGATGGCGCTGCGCTCCCTGCCGGCGTGAGTCCAGACATTCCCCGGGACACGATCTACACCGTGAGCGAGATCTACCCCGAGCACCTCGTGCTCGACGGCAACCACCCGCTCGCAGGCATCGCGCTGCGGCTCGATCTGACCGTACGCTCGGTACGCGAGGCGACGGAGGAAGAAATTGGCCGTGGCACCGCCGGGACCGGCTTTTTCAAGGTTGCACCTGTCGCACCGGGCAACGACACGCTGCACTGA
- a CDS encoding class I SAM-dependent methyltransferase: protein MSHDLAPSPWVARWSHLLDPGATVLDVACGAGRHMGWFAQRGHAVTGVDRSPEAIASAARFGRALQADIEQGPWPFAGQFFGAVVVTNYLWRARLPDIVAAVASGGVLLYETFAAGNESVGKPSRPDFLLQPGELLVACAGLRVVAYEDGFLADPERFVQRIAAVRPPEGSARSPLRYPL from the coding sequence CTGAGCCACGATCTCGCACCCTCCCCCTGGGTCGCGCGCTGGTCGCACCTGCTCGACCCGGGCGCCACCGTGCTCGACGTCGCCTGTGGCGCCGGCCGGCACATGGGCTGGTTCGCGCAACGCGGCCACGCCGTCACCGGCGTCGACCGTTCCCCGGAAGCGATCGCCTCCGCGGCGCGCTTTGGGCGGGCCTTGCAGGCCGACATCGAGCAGGGCCCGTGGCCGTTCGCGGGCCAGTTCTTCGGCGCGGTGGTCGTGACCAACTACCTCTGGCGCGCGAGGCTGCCCGACATCGTGGCGGCAGTGGCGTCCGGCGGCGTGCTGCTGTACGAGACCTTCGCCGCCGGCAACGAGAGCGTAGGCAAGCCCTCGCGGCCGGACTTTCTGCTGCAGCCGGGCGAGCTGCTCGTCGCCTGCGCCGGGCTGCGGGTGGTGGCCTACGAAGACGGATTTCTCGCCGACCCGGAACGCTTCGTGCAGCGGATCGCAGCCGTGCGGCCGCCGGAAGGCTCGGCTCGCAGCCCTTTGCGCTACCCCCTCTGA
- the coaBC gene encoding bifunctional phosphopantothenoylcysteine decarboxylase/phosphopantothenate--cysteine ligase CoaBC yields MQDLAGKHIVLGLTGGIACYKSAELCRLLVKAGAGVQVVMTEAATQFMTPVTMQALSGRPVYLSQWDAREPNNMPHINLSREADAIVLAPASADFIARLVQGRSDELLSLLCLARPVERVPLLIAPAMNREMWVHPATQRNLRQVDADGARVLGVGNGWQACGETGDGRMLEPQQLLEEIVAQFQPKVLAGRQVVVTAGPTFEALDPIRGITNHSSGKMGFAIAQAAREAGAQVTLVAGPVHLPTPRGVVRIDVTSAREMLEASRQATQLASVFVATAAVADWRPASHSEHKIKKDGSGGAPSLQFVENPDILLTIAQGERARAGKLYCVGFAAESENLVAHAKAKRERKGIPLLVGNIGPLTFGQDHNSLLLVDEEGVRELPRAPKLALARELVAEIAARLPPGSA; encoded by the coding sequence CCGAGGCCGCGACCCAGTTCATGACCCCAGTCACGATGCAGGCCCTTTCCGGCCGCCCGGTCTATCTCTCGCAGTGGGATGCACGCGAGCCCAACAACATGCCGCACATCAACCTGAGCCGCGAGGCCGATGCGATCGTGCTGGCACCCGCCAGTGCAGACTTCATTGCGCGCCTGGTCCAGGGACGTTCGGACGAGCTGCTGAGCCTGCTGTGCCTCGCGCGCCCTGTGGAGCGCGTGCCGCTGCTGATCGCGCCTGCCATGAACCGCGAGATGTGGGTTCACCCGGCGACCCAGCGCAACCTGCGCCAGGTCGATGCCGATGGCGCCCGCGTGCTGGGCGTCGGCAACGGCTGGCAGGCCTGCGGCGAGACCGGCGACGGCCGCATGCTCGAACCGCAGCAGCTGTTGGAAGAGATCGTGGCGCAGTTCCAACCCAAGGTACTGGCCGGCCGTCAGGTGGTGGTGACGGCAGGGCCGACCTTCGAAGCGCTCGATCCGATCCGCGGCATTACCAACCATTCATCGGGCAAGATGGGCTTTGCGATCGCGCAGGCTGCGCGCGAAGCGGGCGCCCAGGTCACGCTGGTGGCGGGCCCGGTGCATCTGCCCACGCCGCGCGGTGTTGTGCGCATCGACGTGACTTCGGCGCGCGAGATGCTGGAGGCCAGCCGACAGGCCACGCAGCTGGCGTCGGTGTTCGTCGCCACCGCCGCAGTGGCCGACTGGCGCCCGGCGTCCCACAGCGAGCACAAGATCAAGAAGGACGGCAGCGGCGGTGCGCCGTCGCTGCAGTTCGTCGAGAACCCGGACATCCTGCTGACGATCGCGCAGGGCGAGCGTGCCAGGGCCGGCAAGCTCTACTGCGTGGGCTTTGCGGCAGAGAGCGAGAACCTGGTAGCGCATGCCAAGGCCAAGCGCGAGCGCAAGGGGATTCCCCTGCTGGTAGGCAACATCGGCCCGCTGACCTTCGGGCAGGACCACAACAGCCTGCTCCTGGTCGATGAAGAAGGTGTGCGCGAGCTGCCGCGTGCGCCCAAGCTTGCGCTGGCACGCGAACTGGTGGCTGAAATCGCAGCACGCCTGCCGCCAGGGAGCGCTTGA
- a CDS encoding cupin domain-containing protein: MEIERPLALLGGLSASQFMRRHWQKKPLLVRQAVPGMVPPMDREALFSLAGREEVESRLIRHGKSGWTLKHGPFARRALPSPKQAAWTLLIQGVDQHDQRVHELLQQFRFVPDVRLDDLMISYASDTGGVGAHFDSYDVFLLQAHGRRRWSIGRQRDLRLEPGLPLKILAHFEPEQSFVLEPGDMLYLPPRYAHDGVAEGSDCMTYSIGLRAPAAAPLGADLLARIAEAQAELLQDAPAVSAAHYKDPAQPAVATPAEMPPALQAFAREAVLSALRDPDAIDRALGESMTEPKPTVWFEQGEPPVELSAVSLDRRTRMLYDARHLYINGESFRASGRDARLMRRLADQRALTPRELATASEDARALLKDWCEAGWLHADE; encoded by the coding sequence ATGGAGATTGAACGACCCCTGGCCCTGCTCGGAGGCCTCAGCGCCTCGCAATTCATGCGGCGCCATTGGCAGAAGAAGCCCTTGCTCGTGCGCCAGGCCGTTCCGGGCATGGTGCCGCCGATGGATCGCGAGGCGCTGTTTTCGCTGGCCGGCCGCGAGGAGGTCGAGTCGCGGTTGATCCGCCACGGCAAGAGTGGCTGGACCCTCAAGCACGGTCCTTTCGCACGCCGCGCGCTGCCTTCGCCGAAACAGGCTGCGTGGACCCTGTTGATCCAGGGCGTGGACCAGCACGACCAACGCGTGCATGAACTGTTGCAGCAGTTTCGTTTCGTACCCGACGTGCGGCTCGACGACCTGATGATCAGCTATGCGAGCGACACCGGCGGCGTCGGCGCGCACTTCGACAGCTACGACGTGTTCCTGCTCCAGGCGCACGGGCGCCGCCGCTGGTCCATCGGCAGGCAGCGCGACCTGCGCCTCGAACCCGGCCTGCCGCTCAAGATCCTTGCGCATTTCGAGCCCGAGCAGAGCTTCGTGCTCGAACCCGGCGACATGCTCTACCTGCCGCCGCGCTATGCCCACGATGGCGTCGCAGAGGGCAGTGATTGCATGACCTATTCCATCGGTCTGCGCGCGCCGGCGGCCGCGCCGCTGGGCGCCGACCTGCTGGCCCGCATTGCGGAGGCGCAGGCTGAGTTGCTGCAGGACGCGCCTGCCGTATCGGCCGCCCACTACAAGGACCCGGCGCAGCCGGCGGTGGCCACGCCGGCCGAAATGCCGCCCGCGCTGCAGGCGTTCGCGCGCGAGGCCGTGCTCTCGGCGTTGCGCGATCCCGATGCGATCGACCGTGCCCTGGGCGAATCGATGACCGAGCCCAAGCCCACCGTGTGGTTCGAACAAGGCGAGCCGCCGGTCGAACTGAGCGCTGTCTCGCTCGACCGCCGCACGCGCATGCTCTACGACGCGCGCCATCTCTACATCAACGGCGAGAGCTTCCGTGCCTCCGGGCGCGATGCCCGCCTCATGCGCCGTCTGGCGGACCAGCGCGCGCTGACGCCGCGCGAACTGGCGACCGCCAGCGAGGACGCGCGAGCATTGCTGAAGGACTGGTGCGAAGCGGGGTGGCTGCATGCCGATGAATGA
- the dut gene encoding dUTP diphosphatase, which translates to MNVDVRILDPRMQDQLPAYATPGSAGLDLRACLDAPITLEPNAWQLVGTGIAIHLADPGYAALILPRSGLGHKHGIVLGNLVGLIDSDYQGELKISAWNRSDTAFVLQPMERLAQLVIVPVMQAQFRVVAEFPPSARGEGGYGSTGKH; encoded by the coding sequence GTGAACGTCGACGTCCGAATCCTCGATCCCCGCATGCAGGACCAACTGCCTGCCTACGCCACCCCCGGCAGCGCCGGCCTTGACCTGCGCGCCTGCCTGGATGCACCCATCACCCTCGAGCCCAATGCCTGGCAACTCGTAGGCACCGGCATCGCGATCCACCTGGCGGACCCGGGTTATGCAGCGCTGATCCTCCCGCGCTCGGGCCTGGGCCACAAGCATGGCATCGTGCTGGGCAACCTCGTGGGCCTGATCGATAGCGACTACCAGGGCGAGCTCAAGATCAGCGCCTGGAATCGCAGCGACACCGCTTTCGTCCTGCAGCCGATGGAGCGGCTGGCGCAGCTGGTGATCGTACCGGTGATGCAGGCGCAGTTCCGCGTGGTCGCGGAGTTCCCGCCGAGCGCCCGCGGCGAAGGCGGCTACGGGTCGACCGGCAAGCATTGA
- a CDS encoding glycine zipper 2TM domain-containing protein encodes MKTPTRLVSVTLSVLALSALTACVAPQPVYESARYPYQPVYPVAPSAYVEYGRVANIEVIRSQTSGAGPSGGGAVAGGVIGGVVGNQFGHGSGRAAATALGVIGGALLGNSVEANANAPRVYENYRISIQTEQGAYRSFDVPSPGDLRIGDRVRIEGGQISRV; translated from the coding sequence ATGAAGACCCCAACTCGCCTTGTTTCCGTCACCCTCTCCGTGCTTGCGCTGTCCGCGCTGACCGCTTGCGTAGCGCCACAGCCCGTTTACGAGAGCGCGCGCTATCCCTACCAGCCGGTCTATCCCGTAGCGCCATCGGCTTACGTCGAGTACGGCCGCGTCGCCAACATCGAGGTGATCCGCAGCCAGACGTCCGGCGCCGGCCCGAGCGGCGGGGGTGCAGTGGCGGGTGGCGTCATCGGTGGCGTCGTGGGCAATCAGTTCGGCCACGGCAGCGGCCGTGCCGCAGCCACCGCGCTCGGCGTCATCGGGGGCGCGCTGCTGGGCAACAGCGTCGAGGCCAATGCGAATGCACCGCGCGTTTACGAGAACTATCGCATCTCGATCCAGACGGAGCAGGGCGCCTATCGCTCCTTCGATGTGCCAAGCCCGGGCGATCTGCGTATCGGCGACCGCGTACGCATCGAAGGCGGACAGATCTCGCGCGTCTGA